The nucleotide sequence TCGGTCTCTCCTTGCAAACCTCACGCCTCCATGTAGAAAGTCACCCATGGCCATGAAAGCTCTGCCTGAAATTCTTGAATAAGCCAGAAACTTATTCTACCCTGAGGGCAAAGACTTAGTATACATTCAGGTATGCAAATGTCAGTCAAAACTGAGGagcaaaaattatttacaattatatttaaTGAGTCTGAAATCGGAATACAGGGCCAGAGAATGGATTTTCcccctaatttttaaatttatgttttagcGAAAGAATgcatgatcttaaaaaaaaaaaaaaaaatcaactattaGAATGACCAACATCTGGAGCATTGACAACACCAAAgtaaaaagacagtaaaaagattagtggttcgGCGGCCGGCGCAGCCCAACTCAGCTGCTGGGCCCCTGAGGCAGCTCTTGGCTGCATTGGCGACATGGCCGACACCCCCAGAGACGCTGGGCTGAAGCAGGCGCCCGCGCCCCGGAACCAGAAGGCCCCCGCGGACTTCGGCTATGTGGGGATTGACTCCATCCTGGAGCAGATGCGCAGGAAGGCCATGAAGCAGGGCTTCGAGTTCAACATCATGGTGGTCGGGCAGACTGGCTTGGGGAAGTCCACCTTGATCAATACCCTCTTCAAGTCCAAAATTAGCCGGAAGTCGGTGCAGGCCACCTCGGAGGAACGCATCCCCAAGACCATTGAGATCAAGTCCATCACGCATGATATTGAAGAGAAGGGCGTCCGCATGAAGCTGACGGTCATTGACACACCAGGGTTCGGGGACCACATCAACAATGAGAACTGCTGGCAGCCGATCATGAAGTTCATCAACGACCAGTATGAGAAATACCTGCAGGAGGAGGTCAACATCAACCGGAAGAAGCGCATCCCGGACACGCGCGTCCACTGCTGCCTGTACTTTATCCCCGCCACCGGCCACTCCCTCAGGCCCCTGGACATCGAGTTTATGAAGCGCCTCAGCAAAGTAATGAACATTGTTCCTGTCATCGCCAAGGCCAACACGCTGACCCTGGAGGAGAGGGTCTACTTCAAACAGCGGATCACCGCGGACCTGCAGTCCAACGGCACCAACGTGTACCCCTAGAAGGAGTTTGACGAGGACTCGGAGGACCTGCTGGTGAATGAGAAGTTCCAAGAGATGATCCCGTTCGCCGTGGTGGGCAGTGACCATGAGTACCAAGGGAATGGGAAGAGGATCCTTGGACGCAAAACCAAATGGGGCACCATCGAAGTTGAGAACACCACCCACTGTGAGTTTGCCTACCTTTGGGACCTCCTTATCAGGACGCACATGCAGAACATCAAGGACATCACCAGCAGCATCCACTTCGAAGCCTACCGGGTGAAGCGTCTGCATGAAGACAGCCATGCCATGTCCAACGGCGCCGAGAAGAAGGGGCCCGAAGCCCAGGAGATGTAGACCCACCCTGCCCCCGGGACCCTGCCCCCCAGTCCTTTCCAGCACCACCCCCAGGCCCACCCACatgccccattttattttatataattttctccaCTTGTCATGGTTCTCTGCCCCTTTACACGCCGCCAAGTAACAAGATCACGTGTGccctcctgaaaaaaaaaaaaaaagattagtggttgccaaggttggaggagaaaaataaaaaggcagagcacaggattttaaggcagtgaaaatactctgcgtgataccataatgatggatatatgttcTCCTACACTTAACCAAATCCGTAGAATGTACAACACGCAGAGTGAACTATATTATGAATTACAGACttggggtgataatgatgtgtcaaatgctggcaaagatgtggaacaacatgaatgaactctcattcattgttgatgGAAATGTGAAATGATACAGTCACTTTGAAAGACATTTTGGAGGTTTATTACAAATCTAaaaatactcttaccatacaatccagcaatcacactccttggtatttacccaaaggagttgaaaacttatgtctataTAAAAGCCAGCAcatcgatgtttatagcagctttattcataattgccaaaacctggatGCAAGCAAggtatccttcagtaggtgaatggataaataaactgtggtacatctggaaaatggaatattgttcagcactaaaaagaaatgatctatcAAGCCAGAAAAAGACTCAAAGGAAACTTAACTGCATGATACTAGGTAAAAGAAGCTATCGAAAACCTTTACATGTTGGGtgatttcaattatatgacattctgagaaaggcaaaactgtggagatggtaaaaagattagtggttgccagggttagGAAGGGGAGAAATAAATAGGCAGAGCACGGAGGATTTTTGGGCCAATGAAACTACTCTGCATGATACCAGAATGATAGATACATGTCTCATACATTTattcaaacccacagaatgtgcaacaccaagagtgaactgtaTCATGAACTACAGACTTGgcgtgataatgatgtgtcagtgtggtTCATCAATCACACCTACCAGAGTGGCACATCAAAAACAGTGTACCACACTGGTAGGGGATGTAGATAATGAGGAAGGCTACCCATGGGTCAGGGGCAGGtggtatatggaaaatctctatCTTTCCtgcaattttgctgtgaacctcaaacttctctaaaaaaaagtctcaattaaaataaaatgacacaaaaaaACATAACAATTAGTTATGTTGATATGCCTGCTGAAGTATCTAGGGTGGAATGTACTAGGGTGTCTGCAACTAATCTTGAAATGCACGAAATAAATAGGATGGACtgttggatggatagatggacagataAGTGATATAGCAAGACTAGCACAGTGCTGATTACTGACACTAAGAGGTAGGTTTATGGATGTTCCCTATAAAAATCTCaacttttcagtatttttgaaaatatttataatcaacATTGAGAAAAAACCTAGCTATGAtgtaaaaaacaataaacataggTGTTCTCTTATTTTACTCACTGACTAATCTAGAAGCAAATGTAGCCTTTCAGTAGAGCtcatgcacgtgtgtgcacacatacatgtgcTAAGAATCTGAAAAATTCCATGTGTTAGTAAAACCGACTAATATTGACTAGGTTCAAAAGATATATTGGTATATCAGACTAAAATTCATTCATCTAACTTGTAGCTTGTCTTGTCTATGCCTGGCTGAAGGAAGTTCCTATCTACACGGGGTAGGACACATTTTGAAAAGAGTAactcgggggcacctgggtggctcagttggttaagcgactgtcttcagctgaggtcatgatcctggagtcccgggaacgagtcccgcatcgggcttcctgctcagcagggagtttgcttctccctctgaccctcccccctctcatgctctctatctcattctctctcaaataaaaaaaaaatcttgaaaatagtaACTCACctgaagtttaaataaaaatttttgatgtgcaaaaaatgtaaacttttttgtttacctttttcctattataaatgTAACATATGCTATTTATAGAAACAATAGATGAtatggaaaaaggagaaaaaagttctaaaatacattttttacacttttttctacgcataattttttttcttatttgcttcACATAGTTGaacttgcttatttttaatatttattttttcctcattacaAGAACAATACATTGTCATTGTACTATTTTAGAGAATACAAAAAACCACCAAGGAAACGAAAACATCAACTCTGCCTCCATGACTCCCATACAACAGCCTGTAAATTTTTTACAGAAAGTTGaacaaagttataaaaattaaatcatgcaAATCacacttgaaaaataattgagaagAACTTTCCCAACTTCAGGTTTCTCTGGATCCAGGCTATCTACAGTCAGGTACTCCTTCCCGAGAAATATGTGTTCTCCCTCCTCGCTTTGACTGTGGTCTGACGTCTCTGGGTTTTTCCAACCATGAAGAAGACAGCATTTCTTACCTATTGCCTGGAGCAGTCCTCCTTCAAGCTGAATATTCCCTTTAAAATAGTAGTTTgaggatggctcagtgggttaaacttctgacttttaattttggctcaggtcatgatctcagggtcatgagattgagcccggcattgggctctgtgctaggcatagagcctgcttaagattctctctcaccctctctcaaaaataaatgaatgaatgaatgagtaaataaataaataaaatagtggttAAAGGCAACCCGGATGAAGGCTCTTACAGAACAATCTGGAGATTCAGTGGTTTTCTCCTCTTGCCTCTGCAGGTATCCCCACCCCTGGGCAGGGGAAGGCACAATCTCAGATCTGATACATAAAAGCTGGGAAATCTGGACACCTCTATTACTGCAGCCTTCTCATCCCTACAGTAGGAATAATGAGAGTATGCACATAAAATTGTTGCAAAGGTGAAATGAGTCCATACATGCAACGCTCTCAGaggagtgcctggcacacagtaaatccTGAATGAAGATTAGCTGTCGGTTTGGGTTGTCCTTGACCTTCTGAGTGTATCTCTTCTTTTAGCCATTGTCAGTATCTCCTTGCTATTTTTTAGTCATTAATGTAAAATGAGATgatattttgacatttctttGTGAAATGTAAGGGCTTGATCTTAGCATTTGTCTACAGATTTTTCCCTGGAAACAACAACACCCTGACCAGGGATGGTAGGGACCCACACAGGCCTTCATAACTTTATCTTTCATAACTTCATCCCTTAGTCCTTGCAGGCCTGCCTGATTAATCCATCACTCAGCCTGACTTTGGTTCCAGTAAACCAAACCTGCTCACATCACAAACCCATCTTCAACTTCCCCCAGCAGATCTCTCAAAGCACTTTCTGCCTGCATCACTGATTTCtggatgtttctttttatttttagagtagcAAATTTTggagcaaatattttatttaatgatgaaCTACTAGAATCATGCTATCACTTTTTATGTAACCTTGTACTGCAGATGTTGGTCaattcaacaaaataataaaaataaacaaaattatataaattagaaaGATATAAAGTTGCAATGATCACAGATAAAACAATTACCTATTTAGAAAACCCGAAGTAAACTACAAAATATAACTTGTGAGAGTTTAGAGATATTGCTGGGTATGAAATCACTTGCGTGAATATATATACCAGCAAAATATTTagagatacaaaaaaataaataaacagagtACTATTTGTGCAATGATTGGTAGACCAAAGAAACAACAGAATTAAGGGGCCAGAATCAGACTCacacatgttattttttattaggtgttccctctctttcttatATGTCTTTTGTTCCCCCAGGTGGACTGTAACATCATTGgagataatatttatttcttctaaagcACCTTAACACAGAAAGACTGATTTTTtgcaaatttcatttttgttggggttttttaatACCAAATTTGTCTTTGGCAGAACATATGAGGATGTATATACCAATAAAGTTGGGAAGTAAGTGACAGAGGACATTCCCAAAAAATTATAGTACAGATTAAAGtgtaaaaaatagaagtaaacccagaaaatgtaaatatcataAACTGACCTACAGAGTAAATCTaccatgcttttttttattttttaagattttattcatttatttgagagagagtgaaggtgagagagatcacagagggagagggagacgcagactccccactgagcagggagcccgatgtgggactcgatcccaggaccccaggatcatgacctgagcaaaaggcagatgcttaaccgactgagccacccaggcgccctgctactGCTCTTTTTCATGCCCATTTCATTAAGCCTGTGCTGTAAAGGAGCTGCCGTGTTTTCAGGTCCCCAATGTCACGACTGCCTCCTTAGCCCCAAACATCGTGTCCTATCTGGGAATGCTCCTCAAGAGATCTAATGAAGGGCATTTTGGAAAATACcaaagtggataaagaaaataagatgtcaatcattctatttgtttttattctgcttGTGACTATTCTCAGTGTCATGACAGGTCATGCAGTCATAGAGGTTACCACACTTTTCATAGCCATGTAGGTTATCATGTGCTTATAAATTATGTAAGTTATGCCCAGTAGGTTATTATACTTCCATCATTTCCCTCTTATTCAATATGTGGGTTTTTTCTGCCTTTCCTATTATACAGAATGCTGTGAAACATAAGACTTTGTACATGCATGCTCGTCAAAATTTCAACATTTCCTCAACACACATTCTGAGAAATACAATTATTGTGTCCAAGATATGAGCATTTATCTTCAGACACTTGATGAATATTGGTTTTTTCCCAACTGCCTTCAGAAAAGGCCCAGAGATTCTCTTACCACAATATGCTGGTCACACTTTTCAGatcattaagtattttttaattgtttcaaaactgatatttgaaaatgagaaaattatatgcacccctatgtttattgcagcattatttacagtagtcaagatatggaagcagcccaagtatccatcaatagatgaatggataaagatgaatggatggtatacacacacacacacacacacacacacacacacacacacatacaggaatattatttggctataaaaaaagaatgagatcttgtcatttgcaacaaagtTGGGAAgatgagtgaaatagataaaaggattaaaaaagaaaattagaaaattattgtttttatttgcattgttTGATTGGTAATGGTGGCAAATATATTCAAAAGCATACTAACTAAATGCACCTCTATGAATTACTTCTTCAGGTATTTTAGCTATTTTCTATAATAATGTAAGTATTTTTCCAATATAGCAAAAACATTAAGTCTTTACCTATGTTagtttgaataaatatttcccaCCATTATTGGAGCATTTGCATTTCAATTGTGTTTAGGATACGTtgtaatatagaaaatatataatttacatacatacacacaaaatgcaCCCATCGGAAACATACAGATTGCTGAGCTTTGGCCAATGTATAAATTCATGTAATCACCACCCTAATTAAGGCAGAGATTCGTTCCATCTTCACAAAATTTTTCTCAGCATCCTTTTGCAGACAGTTCCTCCCTACTCCCAGCCCTAGAAACCACTCGTTTGCTTTTTATTGCTCTAGAttgattttgccttttccagaatttcatagaaatggaatcatatagtatgtgtggtcctttctttctgtcttctttggcTTAGTTTATTGCTTTTAAGTTTCATCCATGATATTGATattatcagtagttcattcctttttctttgtgtttgttacAAAGCACTCTACTTCAAAATgccaaatttcattatttttgtctatttcataAAGAATCTGTCACATTCCTTcccaagattttgttttaaattttcttggcttcctacataaaatatattttagacatGGGTCCTTCTTTTGAGTCTTCAGAATAATACACTTCTCTCCTTTCCATACATTTCTaatgttgagacttgtttttttgtttgtttgttttttgctttgcttcatttaaattaattttgaaagaaggaGAGATCTATCCAGACATGGTATTTGTCAACAAATCTCTGTGTGAATTATCCTTGGCTTCTCTCAATGCTCAATTGCTCTTAGTTCAATCTTGTGTCCAGATTAATAGCTGAGGTAGAGAGGAAGTGTTAAGGCGGGTATTTGATAGGTTTTATTTTGACCCCATTTTTAGTTATGAATTCACCTGCTTTAACTCTGGTAACTTGAAATGGGATTCTGTCTACTCTCTAGTGCCTGATTCTTTATCACTCTGGCTAAAATCTCCAGTATGTCATCTTACCAGCTTCCCATTTCTGCATTGCCCTGTTCCTTGCCTAACTTCCAAATGTTCTTTATTATGGAGACATAGCTCCCAGGAGCCAATGCTTTATTGCCTTGtataaaagaaagataaggaTGATAGATGTCTATGGGCTTGTGTCTAGTAGGTTGCATGTATCACAAGGGTAGGAAGAAAACCACTCTAACCCCAAAATATAGAACTGGAAATTAGAGGGGCAACTAACTGCATAATTTTTCTTGTTCCTAATAGTTTAaacaggatttgaatccaggtctgtttGACTATAACATTCAAGCTCCATACAGTAGACACTGCTTCTAGAACTGATCCAttttcataaaaaagaaccaaaaatttTCTGTCCCATTTATACCACCAGATAGACAAAAGAGAAGGACGCGTTCCTAGCCCTCAATGATGCAAATACCTACGTATAAAATAACACAACTTGCATGGTAAATTCTAGAATAGAGATAACGTAAAGGAATACATTTCTTAACACAATTATTAGACAATCCATTGTCATAATATAATAAACTCCTCTTGGTACAGTCCACTATAAAGAGTGGGTATTTGGGGTAAATAAAAGCTGCAGTACATTAGGTGTGGTCTGATTCATGCCGAGACAGTGGGAGTATCACTCCCTTTGGTCTGGACACTACAGCCCTGTTAATTCAGCCCCAGATCAAATTATCCTCTTGGCAGCCTCAACACACTGGTGACTCATGTTGGGCTGGCAGTCAACTGAAATCGTTAATCCCTCTCACACGTGCAGCTGTTTAGCCACATCTCCCCCATCCTGGCCTGGTGGGTTGCTTCTCAGAGCCTGAATGCTACATTCTCATATTCCCCTAAACCGTCTCATTTACAGATATGGACATTTCACACACTGCATAATCATCATGACATAGGGATGAAACAAGCTTAAACTGTTATTAATTTGCCCTGTAAGGCTGAAAGACTAAGTAAATCAGAAAAAGACGCAAGAAATTAGGAAGGATGTCAGTGTCCCCCAACCTTGCATGTCTAATAAATCAACAGTTTTCTTCTGTCCTCCTCCTGAATATAAATATGATACAAATTCCCTGTtcctgtattttctctgtaaaggTCCTAGCTAAAAATCTTTGGGAAGTTCTTAAACACAAGGCAGAGAGGTACTCTAGGCCCACTAGGTTGGTCACATACTCGACCTCAAATGTAATTCTAAATGTCTATATGTCCCCCGGGAAAGATGccctctctcaaaatgaataggCTGCAGTAAGGGGGAACTCACCTTATCTGAGCATCTGCTGTATTTATTCAGGTTTAGGCCCTCTCTTTAAATATACTATTTATTTCATTGTCATGACAACCTTGTAAATTACACATGACCCTCTCTGTTTTACGGTGGCAGAGCTAGAGGTACAGAGAAAATAAGGATATTGTCTCAGTttgcactgaaaaaaaataaagaatccagGGTATGACCATCAAATTGTCTGGATTTAAGGCTTAGTCTATTCAACAAACTATATAGATATCCCTTGCCAATGCATAGAAAGCAGCCAACTCCAAGAGAGAGGCTCTAGGGtggaaaaagtgaaaagacactCACTCTGAAGGGTAGATAAATGAGGTAGTGTGCTTGCTTTGGTCTTGGCTTCTAAAGCAATGCCAAACTCATAATAGATACTCCACAAATccttgaaaattaataaatagctAGGAAATGGTCAGGTATTTTCAATTTTGCTTATCAAACCAGTAACTTTCAATTAATCAGCAGAAATTTATTAAGTTCTTACTGTATGTTCAATACCTCATGGGGTATCATAGGTATGTGGTGATCTAAGACAATCTGATTTGAGTGAAACCCAATAACATGACCAATATTCTCCAATTTAATCAAGTAGCAAAAATGTATAATACGGATTGTTCATGCTACAAGTATTTAGAGATAGAGTACTTGAAAGGATTTTAGGGAAGATATGCTGCAGCTCACATGATATAGTTCTCACATGATGTAAGCCTTGAGGATAGACAGAAAATTAGTGCATTTCATGAAAGGAAAAACTGTGAGGAAGAGAGGCAAAGGtacagaatggggaaaaggagaaatagaagtaTTGGAGTGACAGGAAATGATTATAAGTTAAGGCAATATTAGTTGCTGTAACAAACAGAAATGTATAATGCATGGAAGATCTTACTGGAAGCTTTTTAGACCAGATCCAGAAGTAGTATTCAACACATTTCCACTCACATTCCATGGACCAGAACTCAAATATGCAATCACACTGAACTGCAAGGCAGTTGTCTCTTTGTGTATacagaaagaagaggaagtggTTTTGGTGAATAGCTAGCCAGTCTCTGCAGCAGAAATGAACTAATTTGGCAAAAGAAAATCACATAGAGCTcaaggttgagacctgatctttCCGTGCTTGAGTTGTCTCAATTGTAAAGTGGAGCTAAAACCCTTGATAGAATACTCATAAGGTTGTCTTTTAAGGGggcaaaatgagataataaatataaattgcatTGAAAACTCAATGGCTTTCCTGATTTGGGGTTGACTTCACTTCTCAGATGTCAGGAAATTGTTACGCTGTTCCAGAACATAAAGATGATGGAGAATACAACAACACCTTCAAGAATCAATGTAGCAAGGAGTTTGGACTGGGAAAAACAAGAAATTATCCTTTTAGGACTACTCCCCACGAATCCAAGAATTTGCCAGCCATATGTTAGGTACtggttaaatatttgttgaattaatgaataggGCCTTATTTTCTTAGTACCCAGCAAATGTATATCAAGGGCATATATGGAAAAGAGAATTCTGTGAGTGAAGATGTAAGATGGAagggaggatgagagagagagagagagagagagaaacacgaAGAGGAAATGTAGAAGGATCAAAGAATGCTACCTTGCTTTATGCCTATagcttttgtatatatattatagtatttcATAATGGTAACTAAATTAGGAGGGatgtattattatattcattttgtagAAAAGGGAACAAAAGTCCATAAAAATTATGTCAGCTGGACAAGTTAGCATTGTTGATCATTGACAGAACTAGATTTAATCTGAATCAGATTCCAAATCTATGCTTTGTTCCCTGATCCTCACCACTACTATTAATTAGCAAGGTAGGGAAAAGATTGAAGAAataatctttgttaaaaaaatttttaagtaatctctaggtccaacgtgggacttgaactcatgactccaagataaagagtcacatgctccaccaactgagccagccaggtgtccccgaagaaataatcttaaaaaaaaaaaaaatctctttggtACAATCAGACTTAGAATCCTGGAGCTTGCAGGGCCATTGGAGACCAGCTAGTCAAATGCCTTATTCTACAGAGGAGAAAGTTGGAGACAAGGGAGGATCTCTGTCTTGCCAAGGGTCAGAGACCTTTAATGGCAGAGCCAGACCTAGAaaacccaggtgccccgatttatGGTCCACTACAAAAGTTTCAACTagggaattgttttttaaagcagcatGTAGTGTTATAAAGCCATACTATCCTTGGCAATATACATCTAGAAATTTCCCCAGATACCCCAAAGTAGAGCTGAATCAGTAAGTAGTGTCTGAACTAGGTTTTACTGAGTGAGGTGAAGTGGACGAGTAAACTGATATTCAAGAAGTGTCAGTTGTATAAGATAGTCAGGACTCTTAAGTGAGTTACAGAAGTGATTGCCTGATATAGGGGAAAGGAAACTGAGCTGAGAGTTAAGAGATCTGACTCTTTAAACCTGAGTGCCCCTAGCTACCTCTGTGACCCTAGCCTTCACATCCTTTATTTCAGTAGCTTGTTATACTTCTTCTTTTTCACAATAATCCCATAAGCTGAGTACCTAACATTTTCaaaaactaaggctcagggagATTGTGTTGATGAACATCATACAGGGTGAAGACTAGGTTCCAGGGGTCTTGACTATCAGCTTTATACAAAACACTGTGCCACGACTACTAAGTGCAGTCCCCATCAGCATCTCTTGAGAATTTGCTAGAAATGTCACTTATTGGCACCTCCCAGTCTTCCTGAATCAAAATATTTGGGGCTGGGCCCTGGAAACTGTGTTTTAGAAAGCCTCCTATGTAGTTCTGATTTGAGAAGCACAGCACCCTGTGATTTGTGATTTGGCATGGACAGTTAAATGCTGTAGAGAAGAGAACCCAAGAGATAAGCCAGAC is from Zalophus californianus isolate mZalCal1 chromosome 4, mZalCal1.pri.v2, whole genome shotgun sequence and encodes:
- the LOC113936199 gene encoding LOW QUALITY PROTEIN: septin-9-like (The sequence of the model RefSeq protein was modified relative to this genomic sequence to represent the inferred CDS: substituted 1 base at 1 genomic stop codon), with amino-acid sequence MADTPRDAGLKQAPAPRNQKAPADFGYVGIDSILEQMRRKAMKQGFEFNIMVVGQTGLGKSTLINTLFKSKISRKSVQATSEERIPKTIEIKSITHDIEEKGVRMKLTVIDTPGFGDHINNENCWQPIMKFINDQYEKYLQEEVNINRKKRIPDTRVHCCLYFIPATGHSLRPLDIEFMKRLSKVMNIVPVIAKANTLTLEERVYFKQRITADLQSNGTNVYPXKEFDEDSEDLLVNEKFQEMIPFAVVGSDHEYQGNGKRILGRKTKWGTIEVENTTHCEFAYLWDLLIRTHMQNIKDITSSIHFEAYRVKRLHEDSHAMSNGAEKKGPEAQEM